AAGTAACTTCCTTTTTTTGTTATGGCTTTCCATGCCGATCTTTTTAGGAGAGAACTTCACGCCGTTTTTGATAGTTTATCCCCAATAATCATTTGTGACAATTATTTTAAACCTATCAATGCTAATTGCGAAACCTACTGGGATTAGTAATTATATTTATAATATTTATCCGTATTTAGAAAGATTAGAACCAATTAGTTTAGCCCCTGAAAACTACTTGAGTTACCAAAATAACTATAATATTTCAAAATATTATAGTCCAGACTATGGCAGTAAAGGACATTTTTTACGATTATTATGGACACAGATTAGACTACCTAATCTTTATAATAAATTACAAGGAAATCTTTTATTTTCACCAGTTCCTGAAGCGCCCCTCACCGTAGAAAAATATCCTTGTGTGATTATGGTGCATGACTTAATTCCCTTACGTTTTCCTCGCTTTAAATCACCATTAACCTATTATTTTAAATATTATGTGCCGTGGGTATGTCAACAAGCAACCCATATTATTTGTAATTCTCAGTCAACAGCAGATGATTTAATTAACTTTTTTGGTGTTGAAAGTCATAAAATTACACCAATTCATTTAGGAATAAATAATAATAAATTTAAAGTAATTACTAATATTAATAAACAAAATTATTTTATTTATTTAGGCAGACATGACCCTCATAAAAATTTAGATAGAATCATTAAAGCATTTGCTCAGTTTAACACTAAAAAAAATTATCAACTGTGGCTAGTAGGGGCAAAAGATTCCCGTTATACACCTGCATTAATAGCATTAATCGAAGAATTAAATATTACTTCACAGGTGAAATTTTTTGATTATGTTTCCTCAGAGGAATTAATCTTAATGTTAAATCAAGCTCAAGCCCTTGTTTTTACAACTCTTTGGGAAGGCTTTGGTTTTCCAGTTTTGGAGGCTATGGCTTGTGGTTTACCTGTCATTACTTCTGACATATCAGCATTAAAAGAAATTGCTCGGGATGCTAGCTTATTGGTCAATCCCTATGATATAAATTCTATAGTGAGCGCAATGAAAAAAATTAGAGATGATGATCAGTTGAGACAAGACTTAACTCAGGCAGGGTTGGCAAAAGTAAAACAATTTAGTTGGCAAAAAACAGGGAAAGAAACTGTCAAAATTCTTGCTGATTACCAAAAATAGATGGTTTTGATATTTGTCAACAAGCTCGTAATGGCATCATATCATTATTAGTATATAGGGGTTGCTGAAAAAGTGGTGTCGTTAAGGGAGTGGGAAGTGGATAATGAAGATGCTTATCAATTGACACTCCCACCACTAAACCCTACGGGTTATAGTGGGGGATTCTTGGTTCACCGACTCGCCGTTAGACGACAGCCCATA
The window above is part of the Cyanobacterium sp. T60_A2020_053 genome. Proteins encoded here:
- a CDS encoding glycosyltransferase family 4 protein; protein product: MLIAKPTGISNYIYNIYPYLERLEPISLAPENYLSYQNNYNISKYYSPDYGSKGHFLRLLWTQIRLPNLYNKLQGNLLFSPVPEAPLTVEKYPCVIMVHDLIPLRFPRFKSPLTYYFKYYVPWVCQQATHIICNSQSTADDLINFFGVESHKITPIHLGINNNKFKVITNINKQNYFIYLGRHDPHKNLDRIIKAFAQFNTKKNYQLWLVGAKDSRYTPALIALIEELNITSQVKFFDYVSSEELILMLNQAQALVFTTLWEGFGFPVLEAMACGLPVITSDISALKEIARDASLLVNPYDINSIVSAMKKIRDDDQLRQDLTQAGLAKVKQFSWQKTGKETVKILADYQK